The sequence below is a genomic window from Acetivibrio clariflavus DSM 19732.
ACTCTTCCATCTTCCAAAATAGTAGGTTTGGTTTCCTTACTTAAATTAAAATGAAACTCAACACTTCCGTTTTGACCGTTTATCGGCGGTGTCCCCTCAGCTACAACAATAGGCTGATGGTAAACGGGATATTTTGCAACATTTTCAATGTTGGATTGGTTTATTCCATAACATACACCATTTTTATTCAAAGCTTCCATTACATCTTGAATACTGGCATCTCTTCCTCCGTCAGGTGGAGTAATTACTATTGATGCTTTCATCTTATCCTGTGAAATAATAACACTTATCTGGGCGTCTATTTTTTCTTCCTCTTGCGGTTCAGCAATACACAAAGGTACTTTATCTGCTTTAAGACATGCCAGTTCAACAATATCCTGCTTATAATTCTTTACTTTTTTCTTGTTCAGTTTTTCAATAACTTCTTTAGATTCTACTTTTTTTCCTTTTCCAATGGGAGGATGTACCACAAGATAAACACCGTCATTTCTATATTGCAGCTCAAAAAATCCATCATTTACACTATTTATAGAAGAACTATGTATTTTATCCGCCATTATATTCCTTCCTCCCTATCCTTAGTAGAACAAAATACTCATAATTTTATTTGAATTAAAACAATTTTCAATTTAAATATCGCGAAAGTAAAATCTTTTCAAATTTTCCGTCATTATTCAAATCAAATAGCTAAGTCGATATATACCTATTCTGATAAAATAGACCTATGACGTGCAAGTTTTCCTCGGAGTCTTAAAATAGCTTTGGTGTGCAATTGAGAAATTCTTGATTCAGAAACCTTCATTATTGCACTAATCTCCTTTAAGGTCAAATCTTCAAAATAATAGAAAGATATAACCGTTTTTTCCTTTTCCGGCAGTTTAGAAATTGCATCGGCCAAAATTTCTCTGAGTTCGGTAATCTCCATATATCCTTCAGGTCTGTCTTCCTTACTGTTTCCTGTTACACTTACCCCTACCTCATAATTTTGCTCCAGAAATTCTTCCAATGATATCAAAGATGACAGGTTAACTTCATTTAAGAGCTTATAAAACTCATCAATTGAAATATTAAGCTTGTCCGCAATTTCCTGATCT
It includes:
- a CDS encoding FliA/WhiG family RNA polymerase sigma factor — translated: MSATTSKQQELWQQYIETRDPAIKEKLILEYAHIIKYVAGRLSIYFGSNVEYDDLVGYGVFGLIDAIEKFDITKGVKFETYASLRIRGAIIDSIRELDWVPRSLRQKNKELERVYAEVENDLGHAASDQEIADKLNISIDEFYKLLNEVNLSSLISLEEFLEQNYEVGVSVTGNSKEDRPEGYMEITELREILADAISKLPEKEKTVISFYYFEDLTLKEISAIMKVSESRISQLHTKAILRLRGKLARHRSILSE